The Glycine max cultivar Williams 82 chromosome 12, Glycine_max_v4.0, whole genome shotgun sequence genome window below encodes:
- the LOC106795345 gene encoding LOW QUALITY PROTEIN: coumaroyl-CoA:anthocyanidin 3-O-glucoside-6''-O-coumaroyltransferase 2 (The sequence of the model RefSeq protein was modified relative to this genomic sequence to represent the inferred CDS: deleted 1 base in 1 codon), with the protein MTVFRNDDEEDVKEEFFRFAADCRDRLEHSAPETYFGNCLTLCYATLKRKNLEGESGLVNVVKVIERAVTDMKSELFKDDAENWRESFTKMFVLESTLMVTGSPKFTVYETDFGFGRPTKVEMIHSFKGMSLAESEDKEGGLEIGLVCTSTEFEYLRSAIEQGLQVSKF; encoded by the exons aaatgatgatgaagaagatgtcAAAGAGGAGTTCTTTCGTTTTGCTGCAGATTGCAGAGATCGCCTTGAGCATTCTGCGCCAGAAACATACTTTGGAAACTGCTTAACTCTATGTTATGCAACGCTTAAGAGAAAAAACCTCGAGGGAGAAAGTGGTTTGGTGAATGTGGTGAAG GTCATCGAAAGAGCAGTGACTGATATGAAAAGTGAACTCTTCAAAGAT GATGCAGAAAATTGGAGGGAATCTTTTACAAAGATGTTTGTGTTGGAAAGTACCTTGATGGTTACAGGATCACCAAAGTTCACTGTTTATGAGACTGATTTTGGATTTGGAAGGCCTACCAAAGTGGAAATGATACATTCCTTCAAGGGTATGTCTCTGGCTGAAAGTGAGGATAAAGAAGGAGGACTTGAGATTGGCTTGGTGTGCACAAGTAcagaatttgaatatttaaggTCTGCCATTGAACAAGGACTTCAAGtttcaaaattctaa